One Paraburkholderia kururiensis DNA window includes the following coding sequences:
- a CDS encoding restriction endonuclease subunit S has protein sequence MQSEWHSGRLGDFIELKRGYDLPQAKRVKGAIPLVSSSGIIDSHNVAMVKGPGVVTGRYGTLGQVFYIEDDFWPLNTTLYVRDFKGNDPSYIHYFLKIFDFLAFSDKAAVPGVNRNHLHEAQVTMPPVDVQRDIAVALRSLDDRIDLLRQTNATLESIAQALFKSWFIDFDPVRAKAEGREPEGMDAETAALFPNSFENSELGEIPKGWRVGIFGDVAELVKGSISPMTAPADIFEHYSLPAFDDSQLPVFELGEAIKSNKTRVPTGAVLQSKLNPHIPRVWFPSRVGDRAVCSTEFLPWVAKANASVEVLYCTLTCPSFAASVRTLVTGTSNSHQRVKADQVAALALVLAPSDIYEAFTRLAEVLLAKVGENRRMVKNLTDLRDTLLPRLVSGKLRLPEAEAQLNEALA, from the coding sequence ATGCAATCTGAATGGCATTCGGGCCGTTTGGGCGACTTTATAGAGCTGAAACGTGGTTATGACCTACCGCAAGCAAAGCGAGTAAAGGGAGCGATACCACTTGTATCCTCATCTGGTATTATCGACTCACACAATGTGGCGATGGTCAAAGGGCCGGGGGTCGTCACGGGCCGATATGGAACGCTCGGTCAAGTTTTCTATATTGAAGATGATTTTTGGCCGTTGAATACGACGCTTTACGTCCGAGATTTCAAAGGGAATGACCCAAGCTATATTCATTATTTCTTGAAGATTTTCGATTTTCTCGCGTTCTCGGATAAGGCTGCCGTCCCGGGAGTAAATCGAAATCATCTTCATGAGGCACAGGTTACTATGCCGCCGGTGGATGTGCAGCGGGACATCGCGGTTGCACTTCGTTCACTCGACGACCGCATCGACCTTCTGCGCCAAACCAACGCCACCCTCGAATCCATCGCCCAGGCACTGTTCAAAAGCTGGTTCATCGACTTCGACCCGGTGCGAGCGAAGGCCGAAGGCCGTGAGCCGGAAGGCATGGATGCCGAAACGGCTGCGCTGTTTCCGAATTCGTTCGAGAATTCTGAATTGGGCGAAATTCCAAAGGGGTGGCGAGTAGGGATTTTTGGTGACGTTGCCGAATTGGTGAAGGGTTCGATAAGCCCGATGACCGCGCCTGCCGATATATTTGAGCACTACAGTCTGCCGGCCTTTGACGATTCGCAGCTTCCTGTTTTTGAGCTTGGGGAAGCAATTAAGAGCAACAAAACACGCGTACCAACTGGTGCCGTCCTGCAGTCGAAGTTGAATCCGCATATCCCACGCGTTTGGTTCCCATCGCGCGTAGGCGATAGAGCTGTCTGCTCAACCGAATTTCTACCGTGGGTAGCGAAAGCGAATGCTAGCGTCGAAGTCCTCTATTGCACGCTGACTTGTCCATCGTTCGCCGCATCGGTTCGAACCTTGGTTACCGGCACTTCAAACAGCCATCAGCGCGTCAAGGCGGACCAAGTGGCGGCGCTCGCACTTGTTTTGGCACCGAGTGACATCTACGAGGCGTTCACCCGCCTTGCCGAGGTATTGCTTGCCAAAGTCGGCGAGAATCGGCGGATGGTTAAGAATTTGACCGACCTTCGGGACACACTGTTGCCGCGCCTCGTCTCTGGCAAGCTTCGACTCCCTGAAGCCGAAGCCCAACTGAACGAGGCGCTGGCATGA
- a CDS encoding type I restriction-modification system subunit M — protein MNQDLKKTLWAAADKLRSSMDAAEYKHIVLGLIFLKYISDAFDERRAQLAAAFANQEDDLYLPDAADHAEALEERDYYTMANVFWVPASARWESIRAQAKQPDIGVRIDSALEAIEADNKSLKGILDKRFGRTQLEPGKLGELVDLISTVGFGEGHHAKDLLGEVYEYFLGQFATAEGKKGGQFYTPASVVRVLVEVLAPHEGRVYDPCCGSGGMFVQSEKFIESHGGKADDISIYGQEANPTTWRLVAMNLAIRGFAADLGKEPADTFHRDQHPDLRADYVLANPPFNISDWGGERLADDRRWTYGVPPASNANYAWLQHILHHLSPRGQAGVVLANGSMSSSQSGEGEIRRAMVEAGVVDVMVALPPQLFFNTQIPACLWFLAKDKSGTPVPGGKPSRDRRGEVLFIDARKLGRMASRVVRVFDDEDIARIASTVHRWRADGEDGSDEPYADVPGFCRSVKVAEIAEHGYVLTPGRYVGAEETEDDEEAFGEKMGLLTAQLAEQMAKGAVLDAVIREKLAGLGYAI, from the coding sequence GTGAACCAAGACCTGAAGAAAACCCTCTGGGCCGCAGCCGACAAGCTGCGCTCGTCGATGGATGCCGCCGAGTACAAGCACATCGTGCTCGGCCTGATTTTCCTGAAGTACATCTCCGATGCATTCGACGAGCGCCGCGCGCAGCTCGCGGCGGCGTTCGCCAACCAGGAAGACGACCTGTATCTGCCCGATGCTGCCGACCATGCTGAAGCATTGGAGGAGCGCGACTACTACACGATGGCGAACGTGTTCTGGGTGCCGGCATCCGCGCGGTGGGAATCCATCCGCGCGCAAGCCAAGCAGCCGGACATCGGCGTGCGGATTGATTCTGCGCTGGAAGCTATTGAGGCCGATAACAAGAGCCTCAAAGGCATCCTCGACAAGCGTTTCGGTCGCACGCAGCTCGAACCGGGCAAGCTCGGCGAACTGGTGGACCTGATTTCGACAGTCGGTTTCGGCGAAGGCCATCACGCGAAAGACCTGCTTGGCGAGGTCTACGAATACTTCCTCGGCCAGTTCGCGACGGCCGAAGGCAAGAAAGGTGGCCAGTTCTACACGCCGGCCTCGGTGGTGCGTGTGCTCGTCGAAGTGCTGGCGCCGCACGAGGGGCGCGTATATGACCCCTGCTGCGGTTCGGGCGGGATGTTCGTGCAGTCCGAGAAATTCATCGAGTCGCACGGCGGCAAGGCGGACGACATCAGCATCTACGGCCAGGAAGCGAATCCAACCACCTGGCGGCTGGTGGCGATGAACCTGGCGATTCGCGGTTTCGCGGCCGACCTCGGCAAGGAGCCGGCAGATACTTTCCATCGCGACCAGCACCCCGATTTGCGTGCCGACTACGTGCTCGCCAATCCGCCATTCAATATCAGTGATTGGGGCGGCGAGCGGCTGGCCGACGACCGACGCTGGACGTATGGCGTGCCGCCGGCCAGCAACGCAAACTATGCGTGGCTGCAACATATCCTGCATCACTTGAGTCCGCGCGGGCAGGCAGGCGTGGTGCTGGCCAACGGCAGCATGTCCAGCTCGCAGAGCGGCGAAGGCGAGATTCGCCGCGCCATGGTCGAGGCCGGCGTAGTCGATGTGATGGTTGCGTTGCCGCCGCAACTGTTCTTCAATACGCAGATTCCGGCGTGCCTGTGGTTCCTCGCGAAGGACAAGAGCGGGACGCCGGTTCCTGGTGGCAAGCCGAGCCGAGACCGGCGCGGCGAGGTGCTGTTTATCGACGCGCGCAAGCTCGGGCGCATGGCGTCGCGCGTGGTGCGTGTGTTCGATGACGAGGACATCGCGCGCATTGCTTCGACCGTACATCGCTGGCGTGCGGATGGTGAGGACGGGTCCGACGAGCCGTATGCCGATGTGCCGGGATTTTGCCGGTCGGTGAAGGTAGCCGAGATTGCCGAGCACGGGTATGTGCTCACGCCGGGACGCTATGTCGGTGCGGAAGAAACTGAAGACGATGAGGAGGCGTTCGGCGAGAAGATGGGGCTCCTTACTGCACAGTTGGCCGAGCAGATGGCAAAAGGAGCGGTGCTGGATGCGGTGATTCGCGAGAAACTTGCGGGGCTTGGGTATGCAATCTGA
- a CDS encoding DNA-binding protein, with product MNVNQSPAMFAVRPFLTTEELATLMCVRPQSIRKRYMETGSYHGVRPTKLPNRFLAWPNNAVQQLMGEVAA from the coding sequence ATGAACGTCAATCAGTCCCCGGCAATGTTTGCCGTCCGCCCCTTCCTCACGACCGAGGAACTGGCCACGCTGATGTGCGTGCGCCCGCAGTCCATCCGCAAGCGCTACATGGAAACCGGCAGCTATCACGGCGTGCGCCCGACGAAGCTCCCGAATCGCTTCCTCGCGTGGCCGAACAATGCCGTTCAACAGCTCATGGGCGAGGTGGCAGCATGA
- a CDS encoding AAA family ATPase, with protein sequence MNLVTSIAQRPANTNPLPAPANARASVSDGVLTVSAASLSPLPVKWLWNGYLAQGKVSLLAGEPGTGKTTLAMSMAAIVSRGGEWPDGTVVESGNVLIWSGEDDPQDTLAPRLMSAGADLNRIHFVTATRVEGKVRPFDPAQHMSELKEACEQIGNVRLIILDPIVSAVSGDSHKNTETRRALQPVVELAMSIGAALLGITHFNKGKQGTNPAMWLNGSVAFTAVARVVMIAAKVKRDGSEDVRVFARAKSNIGPDGDGFEYQIEQSEPKPGIPTSCIAWGEQLTGSAHDLLASKGGDGARGGGAANSAREFLSNLLNGGDLPAKTVEAEAESAGIALRTLRRASDAMRVEKYKGKDGKWYWSLSESANMANMLHAANEA encoded by the coding sequence ATGAATCTCGTCACGTCCATCGCACAACGCCCGGCAAACACGAATCCGCTGCCGGCTCCTGCAAACGCCCGCGCCTCCGTAAGCGACGGGGTGCTTACGGTCAGCGCTGCATCGCTGTCTCCGCTGCCCGTCAAGTGGCTCTGGAATGGCTATCTGGCCCAAGGCAAGGTGTCCCTCCTGGCAGGCGAGCCGGGCACTGGTAAAACGACTCTCGCCATGTCTATGGCCGCGATTGTTTCGCGCGGTGGAGAATGGCCCGACGGTACCGTAGTAGAGTCGGGCAACGTCCTCATCTGGTCGGGCGAAGACGACCCGCAAGACACGCTGGCCCCCCGGCTGATGTCTGCTGGTGCAGACCTGAACCGAATCCATTTCGTCACAGCTACCCGTGTCGAAGGCAAGGTACGTCCCTTCGACCCAGCTCAGCACATGTCTGAACTTAAGGAAGCGTGCGAACAAATCGGCAATGTCCGGCTGATAATCCTCGACCCCATCGTGTCCGCCGTCTCGGGTGACAGTCACAAGAACACGGAAACTCGTCGCGCGCTGCAACCCGTCGTCGAACTGGCCATGAGCATCGGTGCTGCACTGCTCGGCATCACGCACTTCAACAAGGGCAAGCAAGGTACCAATCCCGCAATGTGGCTCAACGGCTCGGTCGCTTTCACTGCGGTAGCACGCGTCGTCATGATTGCAGCCAAGGTGAAACGCGACGGCAGCGAGGACGTTCGTGTTTTCGCACGCGCCAAATCGAACATCGGCCCTGACGGCGATGGCTTCGAGTATCAAATCGAGCAGTCTGAACCCAAGCCAGGCATTCCGACGTCCTGCATCGCATGGGGCGAACAGCTCACCGGCTCTGCACACGACCTGCTCGCCAGCAAGGGGGGCGACGGTGCGCGCGGCGGCGGCGCAGCGAATTCCGCACGCGAATTCCTGAGCAATCTGCTCAACGGTGGCGACCTTCCGGCCAAGACCGTCGAAGCCGAAGCGGAAAGCGCCGGCATCGCTCTGCGCACCCTGCGGCGCGCGTCGGACGCTATGCGCGTCGAAAAGTACAAGGGTAAAGACGGCAAGTGGTACTGGAGCCTGTCCGAGTCGGCCAACATGGCCAACATGCTTCACGCAGCCAATGAGGCGTGA
- a CDS encoding DUF6573 family protein, producing the protein MQDNTNNPDDVFGKTISTYTRAQAIADGVLVDVSAMAREAGFRIPVALTSAVWADCVAWTDADSGRGESGRLWDVLWMGALAAKRARGTQRIAFELNRVPRDGRTTQPRPVVLNLHIGPGDNAEPVITILMPNED; encoded by the coding sequence ATGCAGGACAACACAAACAACCCCGACGACGTTTTCGGCAAAACGATTTCGACTTACACCCGCGCTCAGGCGATTGCTGATGGCGTGCTGGTCGATGTAAGCGCTATGGCGCGAGAAGCCGGTTTTCGTATCCCGGTTGCGCTGACATCAGCCGTATGGGCGGATTGCGTGGCATGGACCGACGCCGACAGCGGAAGAGGTGAAAGCGGTCGGCTTTGGGATGTGCTCTGGATGGGTGCCCTAGCGGCAAAACGCGCACGTGGGACGCAGCGTATTGCATTCGAGCTGAACCGCGTTCCGCGCGACGGCCGTACTACACAGCCTCGCCCCGTCGTGCTGAACCTGCACATCGGCCCCGGCGACAACGCCGAGCCAGTTATCACGATTCTGATGCCCAACGAAGACTGA
- a CDS encoding peptidase gives MTYHINPATGLPMTGDDYSGVDVGGNPYGAQLDSRQPWSAPFWDVM, from the coding sequence ATGACTTATCACATCAACCCAGCAACCGGCTTGCCGATGACCGGCGACGATTACTCTGGCGTAGACGTTGGAGGGAACCCATACGGCGCGCAGCTCGACTCGCGCCAGCCCTGGTCAGCGCCCTTTTGGGATGTCATGTAA
- a CDS encoding ClpXP protease specificity-enhancing factor produces MQETSTKPYLLRALYEWCTDNGYTPHIAVRVDNRTRVPRQFVRDNEIVLNISFQATSQLQMGNDLIEFNARFSGKSHKIEVPVANVLAIYARENGQGMAFPVDAPAGGAADAVLSSEEEDVLDEVPAGNGEQGAAAGVEARDPDVAETGEGPGPNNGDDGGKGGRGHLKVVK; encoded by the coding sequence ATGCAAGAGACTTCCACGAAGCCTTATCTGCTGCGGGCGCTGTACGAATGGTGCACCGACAACGGCTACACACCGCATATCGCTGTGCGCGTCGATAACCGCACCCGTGTGCCGCGCCAGTTCGTGCGGGACAACGAGATCGTGTTGAACATCAGCTTCCAGGCCACGAGCCAACTGCAGATGGGCAATGACCTGATCGAATTCAACGCGCGTTTTTCCGGCAAGTCGCACAAGATCGAGGTGCCGGTGGCCAATGTACTGGCCATCTACGCACGTGAAAACGGCCAGGGCATGGCGTTTCCCGTCGATGCACCGGCTGGCGGCGCCGCCGACGCCGTGCTCTCGTCCGAGGAAGAGGATGTGCTGGACGAAGTCCCGGCCGGCAATGGCGAGCAAGGTGCGGCCGCAGGCGTTGAGGCACGCGATCCGGATGTCGCCGAAACTGGAGAAGGCCCGGGGCCCAACAACGGCGACGACGGCGGGAAGGGCGGCCGCGGACACCTCAAGGTCGTGAAATGA
- a CDS encoding glutathione S-transferase N-terminal domain-containing protein, which yields MMVLYSGTTCPFSQRCRLVLFEKGMDFEIRDVDLFNKPEDIAVMNPYGQVPILVERDLILYESNIINEYIDERFPHPQLMPADPVQRARARLFLLNFEKELFVHVGTLENEKGKAAEKNHEKARLAIRDRLTQLAPIFLKNKYMLGEEFSMLDVAIAPLLWRLDHYGIELSKNAAPLMKYAERIFSRPAYIEALTPSEKVMRR from the coding sequence ATGATGGTTCTGTACTCCGGCACTACCTGCCCGTTCTCCCAGCGTTGCCGGCTGGTGCTGTTCGAAAAGGGCATGGACTTCGAAATCCGCGATGTCGACCTGTTCAACAAGCCGGAGGACATCGCCGTGATGAATCCGTACGGTCAGGTGCCGATTCTCGTGGAGCGGGACCTGATTCTGTACGAGTCGAACATCATCAACGAGTACATCGACGAGCGCTTCCCGCACCCGCAACTGATGCCGGCCGACCCGGTGCAGCGCGCACGCGCGCGCCTGTTCCTGCTGAACTTCGAGAAAGAGCTGTTCGTGCACGTCGGCACGCTCGAAAACGAAAAGGGCAAGGCCGCGGAGAAGAACCACGAGAAGGCGCGTCTCGCGATTCGCGACCGCCTGACGCAACTCGCGCCGATCTTCCTGAAGAACAAGTACATGCTGGGCGAAGAGTTCTCGATGCTCGACGTGGCCATCGCTCCGCTGCTGTGGCGCCTCGACCACTACGGCATCGAGCTTTCGAAGAACGCCGCGCCGCTCATGAAATACGCGGAGCGCATTTTCAGCCGTCCGGCCTACATCGAAGCGCTGACGCCTTCCGAAAAGGTGATGCGCCGCTGA
- a CDS encoding cytochrome c1, protein MKTLLAGFARACAASAALVLALLVAAVPAPVAAQENIPLDRAPDNGENLASLQHGAQLFVNYCLNCHSANLMRYSRLQDIGIAQKEIQANLLFTTDKVGNTMTVAMRPEDAKAWFGAAPPDLSVEARARGRDWLYTYLRSFYRDPTRPTGWNNLVFANVGMPNVLWQLQGQRAAKFEDVVDERTGEKVHRFAGYDPLTPGTMSRVDYDSAVADLVAYLSWMSEPQQKARRQIGVWVLLFLGLLSFFAWRLNAAYWKEIK, encoded by the coding sequence ATGAAGACATTGCTTGCAGGGTTTGCGCGTGCGTGCGCGGCATCGGCTGCGCTGGTGCTGGCGCTGCTGGTGGCGGCAGTGCCGGCGCCGGTGGCGGCGCAGGAGAATATTCCGCTCGACCGCGCGCCCGATAACGGCGAAAATCTTGCCTCGCTGCAGCATGGGGCGCAGCTGTTCGTCAACTACTGCCTGAACTGCCACAGTGCGAACCTGATGCGCTACAGCCGGCTGCAGGACATCGGCATTGCGCAGAAGGAGATCCAGGCGAACCTGCTGTTCACCACGGACAAGGTGGGCAACACGATGACGGTGGCCATGCGGCCCGAGGACGCGAAGGCGTGGTTCGGGGCGGCGCCGCCGGACCTGTCGGTGGAGGCGCGGGCACGCGGGCGCGACTGGCTGTACACGTACCTGCGCAGCTTCTACCGTGACCCGACGCGGCCCACGGGCTGGAACAACCTGGTGTTCGCCAACGTGGGCATGCCCAATGTGCTGTGGCAGCTGCAGGGGCAGCGCGCGGCGAAGTTCGAGGACGTGGTGGACGAACGCACGGGCGAGAAGGTGCACCGCTTTGCGGGCTACGACCCGCTCACGCCGGGGACGATGTCGCGGGTGGATTATGATTCTGCGGTGGCGGACCTGGTGGCGTACCTGTCGTGGATGTCCGAGCCGCAGCAGAAGGCGCGCAGGCAGATCGGGGTGTGGGTACTGCTCTTCCTCGGCCTGCTGAGCTTCTTTGCCTGGCGACTGAACGCCGCTTACTGGAAAGAGATCAAATAG
- a CDS encoding cytochrome b, with product MAGGTEHEVETTGLAGWIDRRFPMTETWKAHLSEYYAPKNFNFWYFFGSLALLVLVNQIVTGIFLTMNYKPDATLAFGSVEYIMREVPWGWLIRYMHSTGASMFFVVVYLHMFRGLLYGSYRKPRELVWIFGCAIFLCLMAEAFFGYLLPWGQMSYWGAQVIVNLFSAIPFIGPDLSLWIRGDYVVSDITLNRFFAFHVIAIPLVLLGLVFVHLIALHQVGSNNPDGIEIKAKKDAQGRPLDGIPFHPYYSVHDFMGVCIFLMVFAAIVFFAPEMGGYFLEANNFIPANPLQTPPEIAPVWYFTAFYAMLRATTDPFKIVLMIVIGLLGLLALVRARGKWRLGLPVLAVLVIVAMYLTESKFWGVVVMGGAVVSLFFLPWLDRSPVKSIRYRPFFHKVFYGIFVLAFLTLAFLGTKPPSPAATLIAQVCALVYFAFFLGMPFWTRLGTFKEPPERVRYKPH from the coding sequence ATGGCGGGCGGCACTGAACACGAGGTGGAGACGACGGGCCTCGCCGGCTGGATCGACCGGCGCTTCCCGATGACCGAGACATGGAAGGCGCACCTGTCGGAGTACTACGCGCCGAAGAACTTCAACTTCTGGTATTTCTTCGGCTCGCTGGCGCTGCTGGTGCTGGTCAACCAGATCGTCACGGGCATCTTTCTCACGATGAACTACAAGCCCGACGCGACGCTGGCGTTCGGCTCGGTGGAGTACATCATGCGGGAGGTGCCGTGGGGCTGGCTGATCCGCTACATGCACTCCACGGGCGCGTCGATGTTCTTCGTGGTGGTGTACCTGCACATGTTCCGCGGGCTGCTGTACGGCTCGTACCGCAAGCCGCGCGAGCTGGTGTGGATCTTCGGCTGCGCGATCTTCCTGTGCCTGATGGCCGAGGCGTTCTTCGGCTACCTGCTGCCGTGGGGGCAGATGTCGTACTGGGGCGCGCAGGTGATCGTGAACCTGTTCTCGGCCATTCCGTTCATCGGCCCGGACCTGTCGCTGTGGATCCGCGGCGACTACGTGGTCTCGGACATCACGCTGAACCGGTTCTTCGCGTTCCACGTGATCGCGATTCCGCTGGTGCTGCTGGGGCTGGTGTTCGTGCACCTGATCGCGCTGCACCAGGTGGGCTCGAACAACCCGGACGGCATCGAGATCAAGGCGAAGAAGGACGCGCAGGGGCGCCCGCTGGACGGCATCCCGTTCCATCCGTACTACTCGGTGCACGACTTCATGGGCGTGTGCATCTTCCTGATGGTGTTCGCCGCGATCGTGTTCTTCGCGCCGGAGATGGGCGGGTACTTCCTGGAGGCGAACAACTTCATTCCGGCCAATCCGCTGCAGACGCCGCCGGAGATTGCGCCGGTGTGGTACTTCACGGCGTTCTACGCGATGCTGCGCGCCACCACGGACCCGTTCAAGATCGTGCTGATGATCGTGATCGGGTTGCTGGGGCTGCTGGCGCTGGTACGCGCGCGCGGGAAATGGCGGCTGGGGCTGCCGGTGCTCGCGGTGCTGGTGATCGTGGCGATGTACCTGACGGAGTCGAAGTTCTGGGGCGTGGTGGTGATGGGCGGCGCGGTGGTGTCGCTGTTCTTCCTGCCGTGGCTGGACCGCTCGCCGGTGAAGTCGATCCGCTACCGGCCGTTTTTCCACAAGGTGTTCTACGGGATCTTCGTGCTGGCGTTCCTGACGCTGGCGTTCCTCGGCACGAAGCCGCCGTCGCCGGCGGCCACGCTGATCGCGCAGGTGTGCGCGCTGGTGTACTTCGCGTTCTTCCTCGGCATGCCGTTCTGGACGCGGCTGGGCACGTTCAAAGAGCCGCCGGAGCGGGTGCGGTACAAGCCCCATTAA
- the petA gene encoding ubiquinol-cytochrome c reductase iron-sulfur subunit — translation MRDKEDDRVDSSRRTWLIATSVAGGIGGVATVVPFVSSFAPSEKARAAGAPVEVDIGNLKPGEMMTVAWRGKPVWILNRTDRMLADIQKADGEVADPQSKNPFSMPEPEYCKNEFRSRADHKNILVAVAVCTHLGCTPTPRFQEGAQPNLPDDWPGGFLCPCHGSTYDLAGRVFKNKPAPQNLDIPPYMFTSATQLVIGRDEKGEA, via the coding sequence ATGCGAGACAAAGAAGATGACCGCGTCGACAGCAGCCGGCGTACGTGGCTGATAGCGACGTCCGTAGCAGGTGGCATAGGAGGCGTAGCCACTGTCGTACCCTTCGTTAGTTCGTTTGCACCATCGGAGAAGGCCCGTGCGGCCGGTGCGCCGGTCGAGGTGGACATCGGCAACCTGAAGCCGGGCGAGATGATGACGGTGGCCTGGCGCGGGAAGCCGGTCTGGATCCTGAACCGCACTGACCGCATGCTGGCGGACATCCAGAAAGCCGACGGTGAGGTGGCCGACCCGCAGAGCAAAAATCCCTTTTCGATGCCCGAGCCGGAGTACTGCAAGAACGAGTTCCGCTCGCGTGCGGACCACAAAAACATTCTGGTGGCGGTGGCCGTGTGCACGCATCTGGGCTGCACGCCGACGCCGCGCTTCCAGGAGGGCGCGCAGCCGAACCTGCCCGACGACTGGCCCGGCGGTTTCCTGTGCCCCTGCCACGGTTCGACCTACGACCTCGCGGGCCGCGTGTTCAAAAACAAGCCCGCGCCGCAGAACCTCGACATTCCGCCCTACATGTTCACCTCGGCCACGCAACTGGTGATCGGCAGGGACGAAAAAGGAGAAGCGTAA
- a CDS encoding Nif3-like dinuclear metal center hexameric protein: MDRIELELYLNNLLDIARFKDYCPNGLQVEGRRRIEKIATGVTASLAFVEAALEWGADALLVHHGYFWRNEQPQITGRKYRRLRALLANDLNLFAYHLPLDDHPEYGNNAQLGARLGLIGETRFGENGIGWMTTLPMPVTLAHFVAQVEHTLGRAPLVLGDPDWELRRIAWCTGGAQGYFDAAIEAGADVYLTGEISEQTTHTSAESGVAFVAAGHHATERFGVQALGTHLSEAFDIEHVFIDIHNPV, from the coding sequence ATGGATCGCATCGAACTGGAATTGTATCTGAACAATCTTCTCGATATTGCGCGGTTCAAGGACTATTGCCCGAATGGGCTCCAGGTGGAAGGCCGGCGCCGTATCGAGAAAATTGCCACGGGCGTTACCGCGTCGCTCGCGTTCGTCGAGGCCGCGCTGGAGTGGGGAGCGGACGCGCTGCTCGTCCATCACGGCTACTTCTGGCGCAATGAGCAGCCGCAAATCACGGGCCGCAAATACCGGCGCCTGCGCGCGCTGCTCGCCAACGACCTCAATCTGTTCGCCTACCACCTGCCGCTCGACGACCATCCCGAGTACGGCAACAACGCGCAACTGGGTGCGCGGCTTGGCCTGATCGGCGAGACGCGCTTCGGTGAAAACGGCATCGGCTGGATGACGACGTTGCCCATGCCCGTCACCCTCGCGCATTTCGTGGCGCAGGTGGAGCACACCTTGGGCCGGGCGCCGCTCGTACTGGGCGACCCGGACTGGGAACTGCGGCGCATCGCCTGGTGCACGGGTGGCGCGCAGGGCTACTTCGACGCGGCCATCGAGGCAGGCGCGGACGTTTACCTCACGGGCGAAATCTCCGAACAGACCACGCATACCTCTGCCGAAAGCGGCGTCGCGTTCGTTGCCGCAGGGCACCATGCCACCGAACGCTTCGGCGTACAGGCGCTCGGTACGCATTTGTCCGAGGCATTCGACATCGAGCATGTCTTTATCGATATCCATAATCCCGTCTGA